One segment of Deinococcus multiflagellatus DNA contains the following:
- a CDS encoding DNA cytosine methyltransferase, translating into MKRTKKTAPAYAPLFPYLPLRENAVLAPGELVIDNFAGVGGASTGMEAALGRPVDHAINHDPVAVSLHRVNHPHSHHSIEDVWQVDPREVTRGQPVALCWFSPTCTHFSKAKGAALLDRGIRGLAWVAVRWAALVRPRVIILENVEEFRDWCPLTPDGRPDLKQKGRTFNSFVNALRYQGYQVEWRELRACDYGTPTIRKRLFLIARRDGLPIIWPEPTHAAPTDARVKAGLLQPYRTAAECIDWDLFAPSIFDRKKPLVRNTHNRIAQGIRRFVLEARRPFIVTGNHGGEGFRGQPLDQPFNTITAAHEAHGLVAPHLTKFNTGSVGQDTRDPIATITAGGTPARESTGNTHGLVAAQLVTYYGRKSETEARGQNGTEPLRTQTTENRHALATAHLIQHNGGSLPPADANYPASSPARTVLAQGGPQGLVSGALVACGGRGAQARPKAFDETMHTITSKADMCLATAHLTAYYSRNGEGDQGQPVTEPLRTIPTVDRFGPVITTCATSLTDAQLARARQVHAFLAEFLGDALTPYSQDGLVVLQVQGEWYVLADIGMRMLTPRELARCQGFPENYVLEHTAEGTPISKARQVRGIGNSVCPQLAEVLTRAQLSAAMAEAAD; encoded by the coding sequence ATGAAGCGAACGAAGAAAACCGCGCCCGCCTACGCGCCCCTGTTCCCCTACCTGCCGCTGCGCGAGAACGCCGTGCTGGCCCCCGGTGAGCTGGTCATCGACAACTTTGCCGGGGTGGGCGGCGCCAGCACCGGCATGGAGGCCGCCCTGGGCCGCCCCGTGGACCACGCCATCAACCACGACCCCGTGGCGGTGAGCCTGCACCGCGTCAACCACCCGCACAGTCACCACAGCATTGAGGACGTGTGGCAGGTGGACCCCCGCGAGGTCACGCGCGGCCAGCCCGTGGCCCTGTGCTGGTTCTCGCCCACCTGCACGCATTTCAGCAAGGCGAAGGGCGCGGCGCTGCTGGACCGGGGCATCCGGGGCCTCGCCTGGGTGGCCGTGCGCTGGGCGGCACTGGTCAGGCCGCGCGTGATCATCCTGGAGAACGTCGAGGAGTTCCGCGACTGGTGCCCGCTGACCCCGGACGGCCGCCCCGATCTGAAGCAGAAGGGCCGCACCTTCAATTCGTTCGTGAACGCCCTGCGCTACCAGGGGTATCAGGTGGAGTGGCGCGAGCTGCGCGCTTGCGACTACGGCACGCCCACCATCCGCAAGCGCCTGTTCCTGATCGCCCGCCGGGACGGCCTGCCGATCATCTGGCCAGAGCCCACGCACGCCGCGCCCACCGACGCCCGGGTGAAGGCTGGCCTGCTGCAGCCGTACCGCACGGCCGCTGAGTGCATTGACTGGGATCTATTCGCGCCCAGCATCTTCGACCGCAAGAAGCCGCTGGTGCGCAACACGCATAACCGCATCGCTCAAGGAATCCGGCGGTTCGTGCTGGAAGCCAGACGGCCCTTCATTGTCACCGGCAACCACGGCGGGGAAGGCTTCCGGGGCCAGCCCCTGGACCAACCGTTCAACACCATCACGGCGGCCCATGAAGCACACGGCCTGGTTGCGCCCCATCTGACCAAGTTCAACACCGGCAGCGTGGGCCAGGACACGCGCGATCCCATCGCCACCATCACGGCAGGCGGCACCCCAGCCCGGGAGAGCACGGGCAACACACACGGCCTGGTCGCCGCCCAGCTGGTGACGTACTACGGCCGCAAGAGTGAGACAGAAGCGCGCGGCCAGAACGGCACCGAGCCTCTGCGCACCCAGACCACCGAAAACCGGCACGCGCTGGCTACGGCCCACCTGATCCAGCACAACGGCGGCAGCCTGCCCCCAGCCGATGCCAACTACCCCGCCAGCAGCCCGGCCCGGACCGTGTTGGCTCAGGGGGGCCCACAGGGGCTGGTGAGCGGCGCTTTGGTGGCGTGTGGTGGACGTGGTGCCCAGGCCCGGCCCAAGGCGTTCGACGAGACCATGCACACGATCACCAGCAAGGCCGACATGTGCCTCGCCACCGCGCACCTGACCGCCTACTACTCGCGCAATGGCGAGGGCGACCAGGGCCAGCCGGTCACTGAGCCCCTGCGTACCATCCCGACCGTGGACCGCTTCGGGCCGGTGATCACCACCTGCGCCACGTCACTCACTGACGCGCAGCTGGCCCGGGCTCGGCAGGTGCACGCCTTCCTGGCCGAGTTCCTGGGGGACGCGCTCACGCCCTACAGCCAGGACGGCCTGGTCGTGCTGCAGGTGCAGGGCGAGTGGTACGTGCTGGCCGACATTGGCATGCGGATGCTCACGCCGCGCGAGCTGGCCCGCTGCCAGGGGTTTCCCGAGAACTACGTGCTGGAACACACCGCCGAGGGCACGCCGATCAGCAAGGCCCGGCAGGTGCGCGGCATCGGGAACAGCGTGTGCCCCCAGCTGGCTGAGGTGCTCACCCGCGCGCAACTCAGCGCTGCGATGGCCGAGGCGGCGGACTGA
- a CDS encoding M15 family metallopeptidase, producing MTPFDFAAAIRARPSGATQAALVAAYGNPEGPGAGPSAQGGAWFTPSPAWQQAHLVKVPLTALPGWPPYPGAEVSGVTVHQLVAGPLVATWVELRRRGLVDKLRTYNGAFAPRHMGHDRNRPLSVHAFGAALDFDAAWNGYGVPLDRMQINRDVVRTFEECGWHWGGRWADPYEDGMHFQWTDPLPGVPLPEWQDAMARQASAAPTPPPAAPTPSEPLGIVELLDRAGNLVTTPYTHATYHGVRFVRLPGGRVRLLPPEGSA from the coding sequence ATGACCCCATTTGATTTCGCCGCGGCCATCCGCGCGCGCCCCAGCGGCGCCACCCAGGCCGCGCTGGTGGCCGCCTACGGCAACCCCGAAGGCCCCGGCGCCGGGCCCAGCGCACAGGGGGGCGCGTGGTTTACCCCCTCGCCCGCGTGGCAGCAGGCCCACCTCGTCAAGGTGCCCCTGACGGCCCTGCCCGGCTGGCCGCCCTACCCCGGCGCCGAGGTGTCGGGCGTGACCGTGCACCAGCTGGTGGCCGGGCCTCTGGTGGCCACCTGGGTCGAACTGCGCCGCCGGGGGCTGGTGGACAAACTGCGCACCTACAACGGCGCCTTCGCCCCCCGCCACATGGGCCACGACCGCAACCGTCCGCTTTCGGTGCACGCCTTCGGCGCCGCGCTGGACTTCGACGCCGCGTGGAACGGCTACGGGGTGCCGCTGGACCGGATGCAGATCAACCGCGATGTGGTGCGCACCTTTGAAGAGTGCGGCTGGCACTGGGGTGGGCGCTGGGCTGACCCCTACGAGGACGGCATGCACTTCCAGTGGACCGACCCGCTACCGGGCGTGCCGCTGCCCGAGTGGCAGGACGCGATGGCGCGGCAGGCGTCAGCGGCCCCCACGCCGCCCCCAGCGGCCCCCACGCCCAGCGAGCCCCTGGGCATCGTGGAGCTGCTGGACCGCGCCGGGAACCTCGTGACCACACCCTACACCCACGCGACCTACCACGGGGTGCGCTTCGTGCGCCTGCCGGGCGGGCGCGTGCGCCTGCTGCCCCCGGAGGGAAGTGCATGA